One genomic window of Medicago truncatula cultivar Jemalong A17 chromosome 1, MtrunA17r5.0-ANR, whole genome shotgun sequence includes the following:
- the LOC25484251 gene encoding protein LIGHT-DEPENDENT SHORT HYPOCOTYLS 4, with the protein MDSIQDFMDSCNSDNSCSLTNSTITTNSSNNNISNAIVGSSSPSGSTTTSSRYENQKRRDWNTFGQYLKNHRPPLSLSRCSGAHVLEFLRYLDQFGKTKVHTPICPFYGHPNPPAPCPCPLRQAWGSLDALIGRLRAAFEENGGKPETNPFGARAVRLYLREVRDLQSKARGISYEKKKRKRPPQQQPQQLQLQQQQPMQLQLPLHLHHHHQHQLPPPGATQ; encoded by the exons ATGGATTCAATTCAAGATTTTATGGACTCATGTAACTCTGACAACAGTTGCAGCCTCACCAACAGCACCATAACTACCAACAGCAGTAACAACAACATCAGCAACGCCATAGTTGGTAGCTCTTCACCTTCTGGCTCTACCACCACAAGCAGCCGCTATGAAAACCAGAAACGCCGTGACTGGAACACTTTTGGCCAGTACCTCAAGAATCACCGTCCTCCTCTCTCCCTCTCCAGATGTAGCGGTGCTCATGTGCTTGAATTTCTCCG GTACTTGGACCAATTTGGCAAGACAAAAGTGCACACACCAATTTGTCCATTCTATGGACATCCAAACCCTCCAGCACCATGTCCATGTCCATTAAGACAAGCTTGGGGTAGTCTTGATGCACTGATAGGTCGTTTAAGGGCAGCTTTTGAGGAAAATGGAGGGAAGCCAGAAACAAATCCATTTGGTGCTAGAGCTGTTAGACTTTACCTTCGTGAGGTTCGTGATCTTCAATCCAAAGCAAGAGGTATTAgttatgagaagaagaaaaggaaacgtccaccacaacaacaaccacaacaGCTTCAGCTTCAGCAGCAACAACCAATGCAATTGCAATTgcctcttcatcttcatcatcaccatcaacatCAGCTTCCACCTCCAGGTGCAACTCAATAA